One window of Haloarcula salinisoli genomic DNA carries:
- a CDS encoding ABC transporter permease has protein sequence MNRTTTAFTIGIKEQARNYVLVALLVVLPVSFITLAFAVTQDVEMPVRTLVDGETVTVMRGMPEVHGVIMTPITSALIAGLAGLFLMREAKDTDGRLAVAGYRARQVITARFGVLAAITLIVTGVSVGVMLVDFQPEHLWWFVAAMLVVSVTYGLIGMLVGAVFDRLAGMWLMLILPMLDIGLFQDPLFIQSEPEWWMKLLPGYWPVRVMVDTGLTTDVDTTLSLVWATGYLLLVAVLTIGVYYRITQEK, from the coding sequence ATGAACCGTACGACAACGGCGTTCACAATCGGCATCAAAGAACAGGCGCGAAACTACGTCCTCGTCGCTCTACTGGTCGTCTTACCGGTTTCGTTCATCACGTTGGCGTTCGCAGTCACCCAAGATGTCGAGATGCCGGTTCGGACGCTCGTCGACGGTGAGACGGTAACGGTGATGCGGGGGATGCCTGAGGTCCACGGCGTGATTATGACGCCGATTACGAGCGCCCTCATCGCGGGACTCGCTGGGTTGTTCCTGATGCGAGAAGCCAAAGACACGGATGGGCGTCTGGCAGTCGCCGGCTATCGTGCACGACAGGTAATCACTGCCCGGTTTGGGGTCCTCGCAGCAATCACTCTCATCGTCACCGGCGTCTCAGTCGGCGTGATGCTCGTCGATTTCCAGCCTGAGCATCTCTGGTGGTTCGTCGCAGCGATGCTCGTCGTCTCGGTCACGTATGGTCTCATCGGGATGCTCGTCGGGGCCGTTTTCGACCGCCTAGCCGGGATGTGGCTAATGCTGATTCTCCCGATGCTCGATATCGGACTCTTCCAGGATCCGCTGTTCATCCAGTCCGAGCCCGAATGGTGGATGAAACTACTCCCCGGCTATTGGCCCGTCCGTGTGATGGTCGATACCGGACTCACAACGGACGTAGATACGACTCTCTCATTGGTGTGGGCTACTGGATACCTCCTCCTCGTAGCTGTCCTCACAATCGGCGTCTACTACCGAATTACACAGGAGAAGTAA
- a CDS encoding ABC transporter permease has translation MPTVEAIPIELGRLLGAIFGVAIIAGLMGLAQMISARAADRRLVQTGYPPRTLLATRLATLGGVTVVVAAVNYGVLWLTISPEAPVLTFVFLVLAGLVYAFLGALVGALLPRLFEGSLVVVFLAMMDAFLSGDSPLTADVPEFVEYFPLYHPKELLQEAMFQGTYTTGDLGFVAGYLLVLLVLVTAVFGITMRTNGGWSA, from the coding sequence ATGCCGACGGTCGAGGCGATTCCGATCGAGCTAGGTCGCCTCCTCGGAGCGATATTCGGGGTCGCCATCATTGCCGGCCTGATGGGACTCGCGCAGATGATTAGTGCGCGTGCAGCCGATCGGCGACTCGTTCAGACAGGCTATCCACCCCGAACACTGCTTGCGACTCGATTAGCGACGCTCGGAGGTGTGACCGTCGTCGTGGCTGCCGTAAACTACGGCGTTCTCTGGCTGACGATTTCACCGGAAGCCCCTGTCCTGACGTTCGTATTCCTCGTACTTGCCGGCCTCGTCTATGCGTTTCTTGGCGCACTCGTCGGGGCGCTCCTTCCACGACTGTTCGAAGGCTCGCTCGTCGTGGTGTTCCTTGCGATGATGGATGCGTTCCTCAGTGGCGACAGTCCGCTGACCGCCGACGTTCCCGAGTTCGTGGAGTACTTCCCGCTCTATCATCCAAAGGAACTCCTTCAGGAGGCGATGTTCCAAGGCACATATACGACGGGTGATCTCGGCTTCGTCGCCGGATACCTGCTAGTCCTGCTTGTACTCGTCACCGCAGTGTTCGGGATAACGATGCGCACCAATGGTGGGTGGTCGGCATGA
- a CDS encoding ABC transporter ATP-binding protein, whose amino-acid sequence MGSSTATTPEGNSSEILVRAEGIEKTYGSRLPFTRSVTVLTGADLEIRTGEIVGIVGANGSGKSTLMNILVGVLEQDGGTVERTGTVGWCPQEPLLYDRLTVGETFRLFGSGYGMTAEEIDEAKHHLASKLDFEQYLDYRIDQLSGGNRQKINLSIALMHDPDVLMLDEPYTGFDWETYLTFWDLAEELAADGTAVTMISHLIEEQSRLDRIYEVRDGQVYDVTDQEGETDATASERGGRDR is encoded by the coding sequence ATGGGATCATCCACAGCTACTACGCCAGAAGGGAACAGTAGTGAGATACTCGTTCGTGCTGAGGGAATCGAAAAAACGTACGGGTCAAGACTCCCATTCACACGATCTGTGACCGTCTTGACCGGTGCAGATCTCGAAATTCGGACGGGGGAAATCGTCGGCATCGTCGGCGCAAACGGGTCGGGAAAATCCACGCTCATGAACATCCTCGTCGGTGTCCTCGAACAGGATGGCGGAACAGTCGAACGGACGGGAACCGTTGGCTGGTGTCCGCAGGAACCACTGCTTTACGACCGCTTGACGGTCGGAGAGACGTTCCGATTGTTCGGTTCCGGATACGGAATGACCGCCGAAGAAATCGACGAGGCCAAACACCACTTGGCGTCGAAACTCGATTTCGAGCAGTACCTTGACTACCGAATCGACCAACTCAGCGGTGGAAACCGGCAGAAAATCAATCTGAGTATCGCCCTGATGCACGACCCCGACGTCCTCATGCTGGACGAGCCTTACACCGGATTTGACTGGGAAACGTATCTAACGTTCTGGGATCTCGCTGAGGAACTCGCTGCCGACGGAACAGCTGTCACGATGATTTCACACCTGATCGAAGAGCAAAGTCGTCTCGACCGCATCTACGAGGTACGTGATGGACAGGTCTACGACGTGACTGACCAGGAAGGCGAGACTGATGCAACGGCCAGTGAACGGGGGGGAAGAGACCGATGA
- a CDS encoding MaoC/PaaZ C-terminal domain-containing protein translates to MPVDPVCGMEVSQETADPTIEHDDKVYHFCSEDCRAVFEEVPEKYTETPHPHLVESGGMTLPRVPYGRATGEFDLSITDPSSLSTGDSVRFSKTITDEDVRKFAEATGDTNAVHLNEAFAEKTRFGHRIAHGTLVSGMISAALACFPGVTIYISQNLEFRRPVSIDDTLTARCDITDVLDNDRYKLTTQIEDDSGSLVLDGAATVLIDPLPD, encoded by the coding sequence ATGCCTGTTGACCCCGTCTGTGGGATGGAAGTCTCACAAGAAACTGCCGACCCGACTATCGAACACGACGACAAAGTGTATCACTTCTGCTCGGAAGACTGTCGAGCAGTGTTCGAGGAAGTACCTGAGAAGTATACCGAAACGCCACATCCGCATCTCGTTGAATCGGGAGGAATGACGCTCCCCCGAGTGCCATACGGTCGAGCCACTGGAGAGTTCGATCTCTCGATAACCGACCCATCTTCACTTAGCACGGGAGATAGTGTTCGCTTCTCGAAGACGATCACAGACGAGGATGTTAGGAAATTTGCAGAGGCGACCGGAGATACAAACGCGGTCCATCTCAACGAGGCATTCGCTGAAAAGACCCGGTTTGGCCACCGCATCGCTCATGGAACGCTCGTCTCGGGAATGATAAGTGCTGCACTCGCGTGCTTTCCCGGAGTCACGATCTATATTTCCCAGAATTTGGAATTCCGCCGACCAGTCAGCATTGATGACACCCTGACGGCCCGATGTGATATCACCGACGTTCTCGATAACGACCGATACAAACTCACAACACAGATCGAAGATGATAGTGGAAGCCTCGTTCTCGATGGGGCAGCCACCGTTCTGATCGATCCCCTACCGGACTGA
- a CDS encoding AsnC family transcriptional regulator — protein sequence MTQPELDDTDREILRLLAENARRPYSTIAEAVNLSAPSVSARVRQLEQDDVIRRFTVDLDLTQYENRIHVMVRLRSELGKTDSLRESILKAPYVEHVFTTAEGEVVVVATPPRTTVGNWVQHSLPLSDVRRYDVQLLSSATCSAYANGTESVLTCAHCGITISEDGLATRVGGSLQQFCCKDCETAFKGEHENPQEK from the coding sequence ATGACCCAACCAGAACTTGACGACACGGATCGCGAAATCCTCCGTCTTTTAGCGGAGAACGCGAGACGACCATACAGCACTATTGCTGAGGCAGTAAATCTTTCAGCCCCGTCCGTTTCAGCACGCGTCCGTCAGCTGGAGCAAGATGATGTCATTCGTCGATTCACCGTTGATCTCGACCTCACACAGTACGAAAACCGGATACACGTCATGGTGCGGCTCCGGTCTGAACTTGGGAAGACAGATTCACTTCGAGAATCGATCCTCAAGGCCCCATACGTAGAACACGTATTCACAACTGCTGAGGGCGAGGTCGTGGTTGTTGCGACACCGCCGCGGACTACGGTCGGAAACTGGGTGCAGCACAGTCTACCACTGAGTGACGTGCGACGATACGACGTGCAACTGCTGTCAAGTGCCACCTGTTCAGCCTATGCCAACGGTACTGAATCCGTACTTACGTGCGCACACTGTGGAATCACTATCAGCGAAGACGGACTAGCTACCCGCGTTGGTGGATCACTCCAGCAGTTCTGTTGCAAAGACTGCGAGACCGCGTTCAAAGGAGAGCACGAGAATCCCCAAGAAAAGTAG